The genome window CGAACATCAGGATCAGCCCCGACACGAAATTGTTCACCACGCCTTGCAGCCCAAAGCCGATGCCTACGCCCAAGGCGCCGAACACAATGGTGAGCTGGCTGGTCTGAAAGCCCGCGGCGGAAAGCGCGATGCCCAGGCCAAGCAACAGCACCAGGTAGTAGGTCAGCGACGCGATGCTGTTGCCCACGCCGCGCGGGAGCGCCATGCGGGTCAGAACCTCGTCGTGCAAGACCAGGCGTATCGTGCGGGCCGTCCAGAACGCGATGACGACCGAGATCAAAAACACCAAGACGTTGCCCAGGCTGATCGAGATTTCGCCAACGGCCAGCGTGTAGGAAAGCACCTCGGTCACGAAGGCATAGGTGGCGCGCAGAATGCGGAACCGGTCCATGGCGTAGACCGCCCAGCCCACCGCCGCCGCGGCAGTCAGCAGGCGGATCAGCAGTTGCACCAGCGGCGGCGCATGTTCGCGCGCCAGCCGGAAGCGCGAAATTCCCTGGCGCGCCAGCAATAGTTGCAGCAGCGTAATGATGACGGTCACACCGGCATACAGCACCAGCCCGAAGTAACCGCTGCCAATGACGGCGCTGGTCAGCATTTCCGCCAGCGACACGTTGCCGAACAGATTGGACGCCAATGATGCGCATAGCAGCGCTGCCGCGCCCCAGGCGATGGCTCGCAGGGCGCGCACCATGCGGGTCGAGGCGGTCGGCGCCATCTTGTGGCCACGGTGCATCAGCCACAGGATGGCGGCCAGCGCTGCGGCGGTCAGCAGAACGGTGGAGATGCGGTAGAACAGGGTGTTGGCAAGAAACAGAAACCCCAGACGTTCGGCCAGGAACAGGGCGGTGATGACATGGGGCCACTGGTCCATCTGGCGGCGGGCGGAAGGCGGCAGCAAGCGCAGCACCGGCACGGCCGCCAGCACCAGCGCCACTTGCTGCACCATTAATGGCGCATCCGGCTCCAGCGCCAGCACGCCCAGCATCGACAGCAGCAGCCAGGTCGACAAGGGCCGGCCCAGTACGCCTGCGGCGGTCTCGCTCATGACGCCTGCGCGGATCGCATCGCGGCTCTTTCTGGCCAGCCATAACAGCAGCGGCAGCAGCACCAGTTGGAGCACGCGCAGGGCGCGCTGGTTGCCGCTGTCGGCGGCGCCGTAATCACGCGCAAAGCGTACTTCGATGTCCAGCCCGGTCCGCAGCAAGGCCATCGTGTTTTCGCCCGTGTCCTGCGTCTGGCCCAAGGCCCAGAGCGGCGGAGAGTCCACGCGCATCAGGCGGGCGTCGATGTAGTCGATGGCGTCGGCCACCGAGCGCTGGCCGGTCTTGATTCGCTCTTCGATGGCATTGGCGCGCTGTTCCAGCTCCACCTGGCGGGACAATGGGCCGGACAATGCCTGCCCGGCCGCGTTCAACTGCGCCAGGACGGCATCGATGCGTTCGGCCAGCGCAGGCGGGAGGTTGACGGCGGCGGGTGAATCCTTGATCGCCTGCCAGGCGGCGCGGCGGCGGTACAGTTCCGCCGCGTCGCTCGCGTACCAGGACGTCGCCTGGCGTAGATCGGTGTGCCAGCGCGCCAGGCGGTGGGCGTCGAAAAGCCAATGCCGTTCCAGACTTTCCACCCGCATGATGGGCAGAGTGCGCAGCTGGGCAGGCTGGAATTCAAAGAGTTTCTCGTCGGCGGACTTGGCGATCGCGTCCAGCGTGGGCGTGAGCGCGGCGCCGGGGTCGGCTGACGCCACACGCTGCAATACCCCTTCGGCGTAGCGCACGTCGGTATCGGCCCGCAAGGGGATGTCTGCCATGGTGATGACGGCAGGCGGCGGCGGGGCAGGGGGCGCTGGCGCTGGCGCTGCGGCAGTCTGCGCACTTGCCAGGCCCGGCAGGCCCAGAATCAGTCCGAACAGGCAGTAGAAGACTCGTGCTCGGACGCGCATGTCGCGACTCCGTTGGGATGCTGCGAACCGGGTGGGCTACCCACTCTAGCGCATCACCAGTCCGCCGTCCACGAACAGCACCTGCCCAGTCATGAATCCGCTCCAGTCAGACGCCAGGAACAGCACCGGACCCGCAACATCTTCGGGCCGGGCGATGCGGCGCAGCGGCGTGGCGGCAATCAGCTGTTCGCGGAATGACTCCTGAGTGCCGCCGCTGGCCTGGGTCGGGTAGACCAGACCGGGCGCAACACAATTCACCCGGATGCCGTAGGGGCCCAGTTCAGCCGCCAGATTCCGGCTGAACGCCACCAGCGCAGCTTTGGCCGTGGTGTAGTCGTGATACGGCACGACAGGATGCTCGACCAGGTTGCTGGCGATGTTGACGATGCAGCCTTGAGCGCGTTGCTTGAAATGCGGTAGCGCGGCCCGGCAGACGTTGAAGGCCGCGCCCACGGCGCCGTCGAACTGTGACTGGTATTCCTGCCAGCCTATGTCGTCAAACGCGGTTCGCTGCCGGGGATCAAACGCATAATGCCGCAAGGCGTTGTTGACCACGATATCAAGCCGGCCAGCGTCCTGCACGATGCTATCGACCATGGCGCGCACAGCCTCCGGCGAGCCGACATCGGCTGGCACTGCCCAGGCATCGCCTCCCGCCGCCTGGCACTGCGCCGCCACGGCTTTTGCCGCTTCGGCATTGCTCAGGTAGTTCACGACCACGGTCGCGCCTTCGCGAGCAAAGCCGCGTGCGATCTCGGCGCCTATGCCACGGCTGGCGCCGGTGACCAGCACCACCTTGCCTGCGAATTTCAGGGCGGTGTTCATGTCAGGACGCCGGCAGCAGAGTGGTGTCGACAGCAGCGGCCACGTCGATGCGGCTTTGGACCAAGCCCAGCTCGCGGTAGGCGTCGGCGGCCTTTTGCAGCAGATCAAGATTGATCGTGCCCAGAGGCTGGCCGCCTGATGCGATCGATGCCGCATTGCGCAGCCGGATCACTTCCAGATTGATGGCGCGGTCCGTGCCGTCGATGGCGCGCTTGCCCGCCAGCGTTGCGGCTTCTTCGGGTTGAGCAATCATCCACGCGGCGCTGTCGCGGTACGCCTTCAGGAACGCCCGCAGCAACGGCTGCTTTTGTTGATAGACCGCCTCGCGCACAACGAACAGATCGCTGGATACATTGAGGTAGTCGCTGACGTTCATGACGTTGACTTCGCCCAAGCCTCGGTGCCGCCCCACCAGCAGGCCGGTATCGGTGGCTGCGGTTGCGTCGACCTGGCCCTGCAACAGCGGGGCGAAATTCAGCACGCCGGTGACGACGATTTCCACGTCGGCCTCTGTCAGGCCCGCCTGATGCAGCATCACCAGCAGGTTCTGGCGCGTGCCGCTGGACAAGCTGTAGACGCCAATGCGCTTGCCCTTCAGATCGGCGGGCCGAGTGATGTTGGCGGACTTCAGCGACACCACGTTGAAGACGTTCTGCGGATAGATATCGTAGATGGCGCGCAGCTTCTCGCCCTTGTCCAGGGCCATGAAGAACGAGCCGGGGTCCGTG of Achromobacter seleniivolatilans contains these proteins:
- a CDS encoding mechanosensitive ion channel family protein; translation: MRVRARVFYCLFGLILGLPGLASAQTAAAPAPAPPAPPPPAVITMADIPLRADTDVRYAEGVLQRVASADPGAALTPTLDAIAKSADEKLFEFQPAQLRTLPIMRVESLERHWLFDAHRLARWHTDLRQATSWYASDAAELYRRRAAWQAIKDSPAAVNLPPALAERIDAVLAQLNAAGQALSGPLSRQVELEQRANAIEERIKTGQRSVADAIDYIDARLMRVDSPPLWALGQTQDTGENTMALLRTGLDIEVRFARDYGAADSGNQRALRVLQLVLLPLLLWLARKSRDAIRAGVMSETAAGVLGRPLSTWLLLSMLGVLALEPDAPLMVQQVALVLAAVPVLRLLPPSARRQMDQWPHVITALFLAERLGFLFLANTLFYRISTVLLTAAALAAILWLMHRGHKMAPTASTRMVRALRAIAWGAAALLCASLASNLFGNVSLAEMLTSAVIGSGYFGLVLYAGVTVIITLLQLLLARQGISRFRLAREHAPPLVQLLIRLLTAAAAVGWAVYAMDRFRILRATYAFVTEVLSYTLAVGEISISLGNVLVFLISVVIAFWTARTIRLVLHDEVLTRMALPRGVGNSIASLTYYLVLLLGLGIALSAAGFQTSQLTIVFGALGVGIGFGLQGVVNNFVSGLILMFERPIQPGDVVDISGTSGQVRDIGMRATRIKTFEGADVIVPNGTLLSEKLTNWTMLDRSRRIEISVGVAYGSEPRQVIALLEEVARKTPGIEPDPTPVVLFMGLGASSLDFSLRAWTTDFDRWIDIRSDILTSMYDTLRQAGIEIPFPQSDLHLRSISDAAGATLAAGQQHPPRSPTTS
- a CDS encoding 3-oxoacyl-ACP reductase, whose protein sequence is MNTALKFAGKVVLVTGASRGIGAEIARGFAREGATVVVNYLSNAEAAKAVAAQCQAAGGDAWAVPADVGSPEAVRAMVDSIVQDAGRLDIVVNNALRHYAFDPRQRTAFDDIGWQEYQSQFDGAVGAAFNVCRAALPHFKQRAQGCIVNIASNLVEHPVVPYHDYTTAKAALVAFSRNLAAELGPYGIRVNCVAPGLVYPTQASGGTQESFREQLIAATPLRRIARPEDVAGPVLFLASDWSGFMTGQVLFVDGGLVMR
- a CDS encoding ABC transporter substrate-binding protein, whose product is MLPSPTRRALLSAAASLAALSMTPLAARAQAAASGKVTLAGWSKPITEITNLLAEPDKGFFKAQGVELVYLPGAGGGDAIRNILSGQADVAFTDPGSFFMALDKGEKLRAIYDIYPQNVFNVVSLKSANITRPADLKGKRIGVYSLSSGTRQNLLVMLHQAGLTEADVEIVVTGVLNFAPLLQGQVDATAATDTGLLVGRHRGLGEVNVMNVSDYLNVSSDLFVVREAVYQQKQPLLRAFLKAYRDSAAWMIAQPEEAATLAGKRAIDGTDRAINLEVIRLRNAASIASGGQPLGTINLDLLQKAADAYRELGLVQSRIDVAAAVDTTLLPAS